GAGCAGCTGGCAGACCAGGGGGTGAAGCGACTAGTTCTTTTCAATGCCCATGGCGGGCAGATTGGATTGCTGCAGACCGCAGCCAGGGAGCTGGCGGCCCGAGCTCCATCGATGGCTGTGTTGCCCTGCTTTCTCTGGAGTGGTGTCGCGGGGCTCGAGGCCCTGATCCCCAGCCAGGAGCTACAGAACGGATTGCACGCAGGGCTGGCAGAAACCAGTCTGATGCTGGCCCTCGCCCCCGAACTTGTCGGACCGGAGCGTCCCTGCGACGGTCTCCAATCCGCCGTACCCCCGCCGGATGGGTGGAGCCTCGAGGGTGCTGCCCCTTATGCCTGGTTCACAGCCGACATCAGCAACAGCGGAGTTGTCGGAGACAGTCGCAAAGCCGACGCCTCGCTCGGGCACCGTCTGAACACCGCCCTCATAGACCATTGGAGCAGCCTTTTCAGCAGTTTGATGGTCTCTGATTGGCCCCCTACCGCCGATGCCAGGCGTGTGCGAGGACCATCAACCTTGCATCCATAACGGGTGGCTCTGGTTACAGTCGGTCGCATTGATTAATTCGGAAAGATCCATGCCGACCCCTGTCACCTCCGAGGTCGCCGTTCTGGACGAGCAGGCTGGATCCACCCAGGCGCTCCCCGACTTCTCCAGCGAGGCCTACAAGGACGCGTATAGCCGTATCAACGCGATCGTGATCGAAGGCGAGCAAGAGGCGCATGACAACTACATCTCCCTCGGCACGCTGATCCCCGATCAGGCCGATGAACTGGCGCGACTGGCCAGGATGGAGATGAAGCATATGAAGGGCTTCATGTCTTGCGGTCGCAACCTTGGCGTAGAGGCGGATATGCCCTTCGCGAAGGACTTTTTCGCGCCCCTTCACGGCAATTTTCAGACTGCTTTGAAAGAGGGAAAGGTGGTGACCTGTCTGCTGATTCAGGCGTTACTCATCGAGGCCTTTGCTATCTCCGCCTATCACATCTATATCCCTGTCGCTGACCCCTTTGCGCGCAAGATCACTGAGGGTGTGGTGAAAGATGAATACACCCATCTCAACTACGGACAGGAGTGGCTCAAAGCCAACCTCGAAGCGAGCCGCGAAGAATTGATGGAAGCCAACAAGGTCAATCTGCCCTTGATTCGCTCAATGCTCGAGCAAGTGGCAGCCGATGCCGCAGTTCTCAAGATGGAAAAGGAAGATCTCATCGAGGATTTCCTGATCGCTTATCAAGAGGCACTGGAACAGATTGGTTTCACTTCCAGGGACATTGCTCGGATGGCTGCTGCTGCCCTCGCGGTCTGAAGCAAGACCCCTTGATCCGGTCCGGTTCGCTCACAGGCACGTTGTGCAGAACACGTGCCAACGTGGGACGATGATCGATCAGCGCACCGTCGGGTGCGGTTCTGTTCAATGCGTTTACACACGATCGTCGGCGGCACATGTTTGGTCTGATCGGACATTCCACAAGTTTTGAAGCTGCCAGGCGGAAGGCTTCCGAACTTGGGTTCGATCACATCGCTGAGGGTGACCTCGATGTGTGGTGCAGCGCCCCGCCTCAGCTTGTGGAGCACGTCGAGGTCACCAGCGCCACAGGTCGGACCATTCAGGGTGCCTACATCGACTCCTGCTTCGTGCCGGAAATGTTGAGTCGTTTCAAAACGGCACGCCGCAAGGTGCTCAATGCCATGGAGCTCGCCCAGAAAAAGGGGATTGACATCACTGCGCTTGGCGGATTCACCTCGATCATCTTCGAGAACTTCAACCTGCTGCAGCACCAGCACGTGCGCAGCACAACCCTGGCCTGGGAGCGCTTCACCACCGGCAATACCCATACGGCTTGGGTGATCTGCCGCCAAGTTGAAAACAATGCTCCCTCTCTGGGCATCGATCTCAAAAAGGCCACTGTGGCTGTGGTCGGAGCAACCGGGGATATCGGCAGTGCCGTTTGCCGCTGGCTCTCCTCCCGGACCGGGGTGGCTGAACTGTTGCTCGTGGCTCGGCAACAGAAACCGCTTGAAGATCTCCAGGAAGAGCTCGGCGGAGGTCGGATTCTTAGTCTCGAAGATGCGCTACCGGAAGCTGATGTCGTCGTTTGGGTCGCCAGCATGCCTCGCACCCTTGAGATCGACACGTCCAGGCTGAAAACTCCTTGTTTGATGATCGATGGCGGCTACCCCAAAAACCTTGATACCCATGTGGCTGCCAAAGGGATTCACGTCTTGAAGGGCGGGATTGTTGAATTTTTCACAGACATCGGATGGTCGATGATGGAAATCGCCGAGATGGAAAAACCTCAGCGTCAAATGTTTGCCTGCTTCGCCGAAGCGATGCTTCTCGAGTTTGAGTCGCATCACACCAACTTCAGCTGGGGACGGAACAACATCACGCTGGAGAAAATGGATTTCATTGGTGGGGCCTCCGTCCGCCATGGGTTCACCACCCTCAATCTGCAGGGCCTTCCTCAGGCTGCAGCTGCCTGACCTCACTCTCTTGATTCGCCATGCCACGCCGTCCGCTTCTCGAGTTTGAGAAACCCCTGGTCGAACTCGAGCAGCAGATTGAACAGATCCGCCAGCGCGCGCGCGACTCAGAGGTTGACGTCAGCCCTCAGCTCCACCAGCTCGAAACGCTGGCTGCACGCCGCCGTGAGGAGATTTTCAAATCGCTGACGCCAGCTCAAAAAATACAAGTGGCGCGTCATCCCCATCGCCCCAGCACTCTGGACTACATCCAGATGCTCTGCGATGACTGGGTCGAGCTTCATGGTGACCGGCGGGGCAGTGACGATCAGGCCCTGATCGGAGGTATTGGCCGCTTGGGCGATCGCGCCGTGATGCTGATCGGACATCAGAAGGGACGGGACACGAAAGAGAACGTGGCGCGGAACTTCGGGATGGCCACCCCGGGCGGCTATCGAAAGGCTCTTCGTCTGATGGATCATGCCAATCGTTTTGAACTTCCGATCCTTTCGTTCATTGACAC
The sequence above is a segment of the Synechococcus sp. PROS-7-1 genome. Coding sequences within it:
- a CDS encoding creatininase family protein, with protein sequence MECSDSRRSRRLDHLHWPDAASRLRDPRSTLVWPFGALEQHGPQLPLATDALFAERILSRVLETLPDAWPIWALPPQSIGLSPEHRGFPGTLSLSADLLIRLVVEVGEQLADQGVKRLVLFNAHGGQIGLLQTAARELAARAPSMAVLPCFLWSGVAGLEALIPSQELQNGLHAGLAETSLMLALAPELVGPERPCDGLQSAVPPPDGWSLEGAAPYAWFTADISNSGVVGDSRKADASLGHRLNTALIDHWSSLFSSLMVSDWPPTADARRVRGPSTLHP
- a CDS encoding aldehyde oxygenase (deformylating), yielding MPTPVTSEVAVLDEQAGSTQALPDFSSEAYKDAYSRINAIVIEGEQEAHDNYISLGTLIPDQADELARLARMEMKHMKGFMSCGRNLGVEADMPFAKDFFAPLHGNFQTALKEGKVVTCLLIQALLIEAFAISAYHIYIPVADPFARKITEGVVKDEYTHLNYGQEWLKANLEASREELMEANKVNLPLIRSMLEQVAADAAVLKMEKEDLIEDFLIAYQEALEQIGFTSRDIARMAAAALAV
- a CDS encoding long-chain acyl-[acyl-carrier-protein] reductase, which codes for MFGLIGHSTSFEAARRKASELGFDHIAEGDLDVWCSAPPQLVEHVEVTSATGRTIQGAYIDSCFVPEMLSRFKTARRKVLNAMELAQKKGIDITALGGFTSIIFENFNLLQHQHVRSTTLAWERFTTGNTHTAWVICRQVENNAPSLGIDLKKATVAVVGATGDIGSAVCRWLSSRTGVAELLLVARQQKPLEDLQEELGGGRILSLEDALPEADVVVWVASMPRTLEIDTSRLKTPCLMIDGGYPKNLDTHVAAKGIHVLKGGIVEFFTDIGWSMMEIAEMEKPQRQMFACFAEAMLLEFESHHTNFSWGRNNITLEKMDFIGGASVRHGFTTLNLQGLPQAAAA